One genomic window of Undibacterium cyanobacteriorum includes the following:
- a CDS encoding GIY-YIG nuclease family protein — protein MSQPFSLKIFVATGDPDGLRIVERSNWIGKALVFPRGLLPSIKQRDEFAQTGIYILIGPRPDADGEMMYIGEGDPVKPRLESHYSNKDFWTRAVFFVAGPGHLNKAHVQFLEAQLIQRAKDAKRIRLENIKAENEPTLSEADRADMMVFLDHMLSMLPVLGISAFEIARTNTTESQKLTKLFCSGKGLKAEGYESNQGFIVKTNSQASGAITPSMRDQMRGILDLREDLISNGVLSKAGEDYVFTQDYSFSSPSTAASIVLGRSANGRTEWKDQKGRTLKEIQTLQAEA, from the coding sequence ATGTCACAACCATTCTCCCTAAAAATCTTCGTAGCCACAGGCGACCCTGACGGCCTTCGCATCGTTGAACGTAGCAACTGGATAGGCAAGGCCCTCGTCTTTCCAAGAGGTCTGCTACCGTCTATTAAACAGAGAGATGAGTTTGCACAGACCGGCATTTACATCTTGATTGGGCCAAGACCGGATGCTGATGGTGAGATGATGTACATCGGCGAAGGTGATCCCGTAAAACCTCGCTTAGAAAGTCATTACAGCAATAAAGACTTCTGGACACGTGCAGTATTTTTCGTCGCTGGACCGGGTCATCTCAACAAAGCGCATGTGCAGTTTTTGGAAGCGCAATTGATTCAACGCGCCAAAGACGCCAAACGCATTCGATTGGAAAACATCAAAGCAGAGAACGAACCTACCCTCTCCGAGGCCGATCGTGCTGACATGATGGTGTTTCTAGACCATATGTTGAGTATGCTGCCAGTACTCGGAATCAGCGCCTTCGAAATCGCTCGCACAAACACGACGGAGTCGCAAAAATTAACGAAGCTCTTTTGCTCTGGAAAAGGCCTCAAGGCAGAAGGCTACGAATCCAATCAAGGCTTCATCGTCAAAACAAATTCACAAGCCAGCGGTGCTATCACACCCTCGATGCGCGACCAAATGCGCGGCATCTTGGATCTACGCGAAGACTTAATCTCAAACGGCGTACTAAGCAAAGCTGGCGAAGACTACGTATTCACACAAGACTACAGCTTCAGCAGCCCATCAACAGCAGCATCCATCGTGTTAGGACGTAGCGCCAATGGCCGGACCGAATGGAAAGACCAAAAAGGCCGTACGCTGAAAGAAATACAGACTTTGCAGGCTGAGGCTTGA
- a CDS encoding LEM-3-like GIY-YIG domain-containing protein has protein sequence MKQKKIRSLQKIGNTNDKIHRTAQEKLGLYVYVLVDPRTAEVFYVGKGGGTTNGNERVLHHFKEAKKFAFGEYSKVPSSKTKRILEIWDKGYDVQWWIIRHGIEDQRICDQIEAAVIDAFSLAKSKILNAIRGYGAKQSGLISSKDVTLLNPAPVNPRKKHSTVFLFPINQLMGERKDLYEATRKYWSVSKKWRDIADSIAIGVNNQTSAACFSIDKWRKCDAKFSFTGHDMTDNHELARKNLSLIIENAKGYWQRGGFLIVEFDGKNHFRYLRGSKNKEWIKL, from the coding sequence GTGAAACAGAAAAAAATCAGAAGCCTTCAAAAAATCGGCAATACCAACGACAAAATTCATAGGACTGCGCAGGAAAAACTGGGGCTATACGTTTACGTCTTGGTAGACCCAAGAACAGCAGAGGTATTTTACGTTGGTAAAGGTGGGGGTACTACAAATGGAAATGAGCGGGTTCTCCATCATTTTAAAGAGGCAAAAAAATTTGCCTTTGGTGAATACAGTAAGGTTCCCTCTTCGAAAACCAAGCGTATTTTGGAAATTTGGGATAAAGGCTATGATGTGCAATGGTGGATTATCCGCCACGGCATTGAAGATCAAAGAATCTGTGACCAAATCGAGGCCGCGGTGATTGATGCTTTCTCATTAGCTAAATCGAAGATACTCAACGCCATACGTGGTTACGGCGCAAAACAATCTGGCCTGATCTCTTCAAAGGATGTCACGCTTTTAAATCCCGCACCTGTCAACCCCAGAAAAAAACATTCGACTGTCTTCTTATTCCCTATTAATCAGCTCATGGGAGAACGCAAAGACTTGTATGAGGCCACAAGAAAATACTGGTCAGTAAGTAAGAAATGGCGGGATATTGCCGACTCCATTGCAATCGGTGTAAATAATCAGACCAGTGCTGCATGTTTTTCAATTGATAAGTGGCGCAAGTGTGATGCCAAGTTCTCGTTTACTGGGCACGACATGACTGATAACCATGAACTAGCGCGCAAAAACTTGTCCTTAATAATTGAAAACGCTAAGGGATACTGGCAAAGAGGCGGATTCTTAATTGTAGAATTTGACGGAAAAAATCATTTCCGTTATTTGCGTGGTAGCAAGAACAAAGAGTGGATCAAACTATAG
- a CDS encoding ATP-dependent DNA helicase yields MARGEAVNEVVPPVSVLDAAPNSAYTVGVRALCEFTAKQGDLDLRFTPSPTAQEGIEGHAQVVARRPASYQYEVALHGKNQDLLVKGRADGYWPERAQVEEIKTYRGDFDRIPDNHRALHLAQAKVYGHLLCQKLGVDELRVAVIYFNVDTKLERIVANTHSAAELREFFEAQCALFLAWAHQEMRHRQSRDAALAEMVFPYPQFRVGQRELAEAMYKASARACCLLAQAPTGIGKTLASIFPMLKACKEHQLDKLFFLAAKTSGRQLALDALSHLQQTMHQEAPAIDDSSTTTAKVRVIELVAKSKACEHPDKACHGESCPLAQGFYDRLASARAAALQVDQLDQRRMREVALRFDVCPYYLSMEMSKWADVVVGDYNYYFDLNAMLYGQTIVNEHKVAVLVDEAHNLVSRARSMYSAELSYASFKAMRKTAPAQLKKALERLARQWRQLQKSQDDDYLVHSELPEKFIIALGNACVDIADFFNQEPTAVLPELQSFYLDALLLSKLCESFGEHSLFDVHVKRGESTLCVRNIVPAPFLKHRFAASHCTALFSATLSPWNYYSDLLGMPDNTAWIDVPSPFKAEQLSVRVVDQVSTRYQDRSASLPAICQVMAQQWQQQPGNYLAFFSSFDYMEQARERFTTEHPDITVWTQTRHMDESDRKQFINNFTEHSQGIAFAVLGGAFGEGIDLPGKRLIGAFIATLGLPQLNPINEHIRQHMQTMFGAGYDYTYLYPGLQKVVQAAGRVIRTTEDQGVIYLMDDRFNQAQVRALLPTWWRVER; encoded by the coding sequence ATGGCAAGAGGCGAAGCTGTGAATGAGGTCGTGCCTCCTGTTTCTGTTTTAGACGCTGCGCCAAACTCAGCGTACACCGTCGGTGTACGTGCCTTATGCGAATTCACCGCGAAACAAGGCGATCTTGATTTGCGCTTCACGCCGTCGCCCACTGCACAAGAAGGCATAGAAGGGCATGCGCAGGTGGTGGCACGGCGACCCGCAAGTTACCAATATGAGGTGGCATTGCACGGCAAGAATCAAGATTTATTGGTGAAAGGGCGTGCCGATGGTTATTGGCCAGAACGGGCGCAAGTTGAAGAAATCAAAACCTATCGCGGCGACTTTGATCGCATCCCCGATAATCATCGCGCACTACATCTGGCACAGGCCAAAGTCTATGGTCACTTACTGTGCCAAAAATTGGGAGTCGACGAACTCCGCGTAGCCGTTATTTATTTTAATGTCGATACTAAACTCGAACGCATCGTCGCCAACACGCACAGTGCGGCAGAATTGCGTGAATTTTTTGAAGCGCAATGTGCCTTGTTTCTGGCCTGGGCGCATCAAGAAATGCGGCACCGACAAAGCCGTGACGCCGCGCTTGCCGAGATGGTTTTTCCTTACCCGCAATTTCGAGTGGGGCAGCGTGAATTGGCAGAAGCGATGTACAAAGCTAGCGCCCGAGCCTGTTGTTTGCTAGCGCAAGCGCCGACCGGGATTGGTAAGACCTTGGCCAGCATTTTCCCCATGCTGAAAGCCTGCAAAGAACATCAACTCGACAAGCTATTCTTCCTCGCCGCGAAAACCTCGGGCCGACAATTGGCTCTAGATGCTTTGAGTCATTTGCAGCAAACCATGCATCAGGAAGCACCAGCTATTGACGATTCAAGCACCACGACTGCGAAGGTGAGAGTCATTGAATTAGTCGCCAAAAGCAAGGCTTGTGAACATCCCGACAAAGCCTGTCATGGCGAATCCTGTCCCTTGGCACAAGGCTTTTATGATCGCCTGGCATCGGCACGCGCCGCGGCTTTGCAAGTGGATCAATTAGATCAAAGACGGATGCGAGAAGTCGCCTTGCGCTTTGACGTATGCCCTTATTACCTGAGCATGGAAATGAGTAAATGGGCCGACGTGGTGGTCGGGGACTATAACTATTATTTCGACCTCAATGCCATGCTGTATGGTCAAACCATCGTCAACGAACACAAGGTCGCGGTCTTGGTCGATGAAGCGCATAATTTAGTCAGCCGAGCACGCTCTATGTATAGCGCTGAACTCAGTTATGCTAGTTTCAAAGCGATGCGCAAAACGGCGCCAGCGCAGCTCAAAAAAGCCTTAGAACGTCTAGCGCGCCAATGGCGGCAACTACAAAAATCACAAGACGATGACTACCTCGTTCATAGCGAATTGCCAGAAAAATTTATCATCGCTCTAGGCAATGCCTGTGTCGACATCGCTGACTTCTTCAATCAAGAACCGACAGCGGTACTACCAGAACTGCAAAGCTTTTATCTCGATGCGCTACTGCTGAGTAAACTCTGTGAAAGTTTTGGTGAACATTCATTGTTTGATGTGCATGTCAAACGTGGCGAATCGACTCTCTGTGTGCGCAATATCGTGCCCGCTCCCTTTCTCAAACACCGCTTCGCCGCTAGCCATTGCACTGCCTTATTTTCGGCCACTCTGAGTCCGTGGAATTATTACAGCGATCTGTTAGGCATGCCCGACAACACCGCATGGATCGATGTCCCATCGCCATTCAAGGCCGAACAATTGAGCGTGCGCGTGGTGGATCAGGTCTCCACCCGCTATCAAGACCGCAGCGCTTCGTTACCAGCCATCTGCCAAGTGATGGCACAGCAATGGCAGCAACAACCGGGCAATTACTTAGCCTTCTTCAGCAGCTTCGACTACATGGAACAAGCGCGCGAACGCTTCACCACCGAACACCCCGACATCACCGTGTGGACCCAAACCCGCCACATGGACGAAAGCGATCGCAAACAATTCATCAACAACTTCACAGAACACAGCCAAGGCATCGCCTTCGCCGTCTTAGGTGGCGCCTTCGGTGAGGGCATAGACCTACCAGGCAAACGCCTCATCGGCGCCTTCATCGCCACCCTAGGCCTACCGCAACTCAACCCCATCAACGAACACATACGCCAACACATGCAAACCATGTTCGGCGCAGGCTACGATTACACCTATCTCTATCCTGGTTTGCAAAAGGTAGTACAAGCGGCAGGCCGCGTAATCCGCACCACGGAAGATCAAGGGGTGATTTATTTGATGGATGATCGGTTTAATCAAGCGCAAGTGCGGGCGTTGTTGCCGACTTGGTGGCGGGTGGAGAGGTGA
- a CDS encoding VRR-NUC domain-containing protein has protein sequence MPLVTEVKDLPVLHPFYYLDNFELVLDWVRTRYDDLLQEHERQFIREFFQLPQTSRALFVRMVMRKGEFFRASKLQYEEIGDARLAVQALLELSWVEQDPVMDLDEVFDILAKPEIASAFKLSAAQRQWKKADLLECLLQQKLEHSSEATQEASTANPSQRRYSEWWPESEDLVWRIAVKDICQRFRLMFFGNSHQDWSEFVLSDLGIYEYETIDFSPESRGFQTRRDVDDYEALQSCREAYEVADSVAAMEAVLARVEQLALNNVWIEHRRQKLYFHMGQQAEKWQEWPLALRLYSASRYLGARQRRIRVLEKMGDSAAALELLNRALAAPESEAELQQLQRSAPRLNRKLGHQKPAVIARQEVKTLHLCLPQPQEAISVEYVVRDHLHQDEAPVFYVENTLFNSLLGLLCWPAVFKALPGAFFHPFHRAPVDFSSEDFVPRRAEDFAQCLAMLDSDAYKQQIRETYRLKYGKQSPFVFWDYLDEALLETALQCIPARDLRYWFQRILADIKANRSGFPDLIQFFPGQQSYQLIEVKGPGDRLQDNQLRLIDYCHQHQLPISVCYLQWQEAKL, from the coding sequence ATGCCGCTCGTAACCGAAGTCAAAGATCTTCCCGTTTTGCATCCGTTCTACTACCTCGACAATTTCGAGTTGGTCTTGGATTGGGTGCGTACGCGTTACGATGATCTCTTGCAGGAGCATGAACGTCAATTCATCCGCGAGTTTTTTCAATTGCCGCAGACATCGCGCGCTTTGTTTGTGCGGATGGTGATGCGCAAAGGCGAATTTTTCCGTGCCAGCAAGTTGCAATATGAAGAAATTGGTGATGCGCGTCTCGCAGTGCAAGCTTTGCTTGAGCTGTCTTGGGTAGAACAAGATCCCGTGATGGATTTGGATGAAGTCTTCGATATCTTAGCTAAACCCGAAATCGCCAGCGCCTTCAAACTCAGCGCCGCGCAAAGGCAGTGGAAGAAAGCAGATTTGTTGGAGTGCCTTCTACAGCAAAAATTGGAGCATAGTTCAGAAGCCACTCAAGAGGCATCCACAGCCAATCCCTCGCAACGACGATACTCCGAATGGTGGCCCGAAAGCGAAGACCTCGTCTGGCGCATTGCGGTCAAAGACATCTGCCAGCGTTTTCGTTTGATGTTCTTTGGGAATAGCCATCAAGATTGGTCGGAGTTTGTTTTGTCCGACCTGGGTATCTACGAATACGAAACCATCGATTTTTCACCAGAGTCGCGTGGCTTTCAAACGCGACGCGACGTTGATGACTATGAAGCTTTGCAATCCTGTCGGGAAGCCTACGAAGTGGCGGATTCAGTCGCCGCTATGGAAGCAGTGTTAGCGCGGGTTGAGCAGCTAGCGTTGAACAATGTGTGGATAGAGCATCGACGTCAGAAGCTGTATTTTCACATGGGGCAGCAAGCAGAGAAATGGCAGGAGTGGCCCTTGGCCTTGCGCTTGTATAGTGCAAGTCGTTATCTCGGGGCACGCCAACGTCGTATCCGTGTCTTAGAAAAAATGGGCGACAGCGCTGCGGCCTTGGAATTACTTAATCGAGCTTTAGCCGCTCCTGAAAGTGAAGCGGAACTCCAACAGTTACAACGCAGTGCGCCACGCCTGAATCGTAAGCTGGGGCATCAAAAGCCAGCGGTGATTGCACGACAAGAAGTGAAGACTCTGCATCTGTGTTTGCCGCAGCCACAAGAAGCGATTTCAGTGGAATATGTCGTGCGCGATCATCTACATCAAGATGAGGCGCCGGTGTTTTATGTCGAGAATACGCTATTCAATTCCTTGCTCGGTTTGCTGTGTTGGCCTGCGGTGTTCAAAGCCTTACCCGGTGCATTCTTTCATCCCTTTCATCGGGCGCCGGTCGATTTTAGTAGTGAGGATTTCGTGCCGCGCCGCGCGGAAGACTTCGCGCAATGTTTGGCCATGCTCGACTCCGATGCCTACAAACAGCAGATACGCGAAACCTATCGCCTGAAATACGGCAAACAATCGCCGTTCGTGTTTTGGGATTACTTGGATGAAGCCTTATTGGAGACCGCTTTGCAATGCATTCCAGCGCGCGATTTGCGCTACTGGTTTCAACGTATTTTGGCTGATATCAAAGCCAATCGCAGCGGCTTTCCGGATTTGATTCAGTTTTTTCCGGGGCAGCAAAGCTATCAACTGATCGAGGTGAAAGGCCCTGGCGATCGTTTGCAAGACAATCAATTGCGTCTGATCGACTACTGTCATCAACATCAATTGCCGATCTCGGTCTGCTATCTGCAATGGCAAGAGGCGAAGCTGTGA
- a CDS encoding LysR family transcriptional regulator has product MHISRTDLNLFVVLDAIYTQGSITRASQVLNLSQPALSHALARLRAMFNDPLFVRQGSVMAPTPFTRSIIMQVRQGLQLFEASLQTEQNFDASQTQRGFNLGLRDVFEATLLPQLMQRIAAQAPGITIASVRVERAEIETELSSGNLDMVLDVPMPISSNALIRQQRVTRDRLIVLSRQEHPAFYRKKSKALDLDTYLAQTHVLVSSRRKGLGLEDMELNREGLRRQIALRCQHYFAACRVVASTDLFLTMPEHYATIANAQFNNRIDPFPLATQPIDAHLYWHANTENDPAHVWLRQQLIEVMRGEE; this is encoded by the coding sequence ATGCATATTTCACGCACCGACCTCAATCTCTTCGTCGTCCTTGATGCCATTTACACGCAAGGCAGCATTACACGTGCCAGTCAGGTGCTGAATTTGAGCCAGCCTGCACTGAGTCATGCCTTGGCGCGTTTGCGTGCGATGTTCAATGATCCTTTGTTTGTGCGTCAAGGTTCAGTAATGGCACCAACGCCGTTTACACGTAGCATCATCATGCAGGTGCGTCAGGGTTTGCAGTTGTTTGAAGCGAGTTTGCAAACCGAGCAAAATTTCGATGCGAGTCAGACGCAGCGTGGTTTCAACCTCGGCTTGCGTGATGTCTTTGAAGCGACCTTGTTGCCACAACTGATGCAACGCATCGCGGCGCAAGCACCAGGTATCACTATTGCGAGTGTGCGGGTTGAGCGCGCCGAAATCGAAACCGAGCTTAGTAGCGGTAATCTCGATATGGTGCTGGATGTGCCCATGCCTATTTCTTCGAATGCGCTGATACGCCAACAGCGCGTCACCCGCGATCGCTTGATCGTGTTGTCGCGCCAAGAGCATCCAGCGTTCTACCGTAAGAAGAGCAAAGCGTTGGACCTCGACACCTACTTGGCGCAAACGCACGTATTGGTCTCATCGCGTCGTAAAGGTTTGGGTTTAGAGGATATGGAACTCAATCGTGAAGGCTTGCGCCGCCAGATCGCCTTGCGCTGCCAGCATTATTTCGCCGCATGCCGCGTGGTGGCCAGCACCGATTTATTTCTCACCATGCCCGAGCATTACGCCACTATCGCCAACGCGCAATTCAACAATCGCATCGATCCATTCCCACTCGCCACACAACCCATTGATGCGCATCTCTATTGGCATGCCAACACCGAAAACGACCCCGCCCACGTTTGGCTACGTCAACAGCTGATAGAGGTGATGCGGGGTGAAGAGTAG
- a CDS encoding acyl-CoA dehydrogenase family protein, protein MNFDHSPVAKELIARMQAFMQEHVLPAEASYYQQLKGGSDWTQWQQPAVMEELKAKAKAAGLWNLFLPEDGARLANVDYAPLAEITGRSMMAPEVFNCNAPDTGNMEVLVKYGSEAQKQQWLKPLMNGEIRSAFCMTEPDVASSDATNMEATAFVEGDEVVLNGRKWWSSGIGHPNCKVLIFMGLSAPEADKHRQHSMVLVPLDTPGVKIERMLPVFHTLDEPFGHGEVSFTNVRLPLSAIIGGNEQDPAHGIGRGFEIAQGRLGPGRIHHCMRAIGAAEYSLELLCQRALSRVAFGKPLAKLGGNADIIANARMAIEQARLLTLKAAWMMDTAGVKAAMSEISQIKVIAPNVATQVIDAAMQIHGGAGLSDDFPLAALYAYARVLRIADGPDEVHRGLIAKLELQKQALQSQAIPNQAMRGQA, encoded by the coding sequence ATGAATTTCGATCATTCCCCCGTCGCCAAAGAGCTGATCGCTCGCATGCAAGCCTTTATGCAAGAGCATGTCTTACCCGCCGAAGCGAGCTACTATCAACAGCTCAAAGGCGGTAGCGATTGGACGCAATGGCAGCAGCCTGCTGTGATGGAAGAGCTCAAGGCCAAAGCCAAAGCGGCTGGTTTGTGGAATCTGTTTTTGCCTGAAGATGGGGCGCGCCTAGCGAATGTTGACTATGCACCATTGGCTGAAATTACCGGACGTTCGATGATGGCGCCTGAGGTGTTTAACTGCAACGCGCCTGACACGGGCAATATGGAAGTCTTGGTCAAATATGGATCAGAAGCGCAGAAGCAGCAATGGTTGAAGCCGCTCATGAATGGTGAGATTCGATCTGCGTTTTGCATGACCGAACCCGATGTCGCCTCAAGTGATGCCACCAATATGGAGGCGACTGCTTTTGTCGAAGGTGATGAAGTCGTTTTGAATGGCCGCAAGTGGTGGAGTTCGGGCATCGGTCATCCGAATTGCAAAGTGTTGATCTTCATGGGCTTGAGTGCGCCTGAGGCCGACAAACATCGTCAACATTCTATGGTACTGGTGCCACTCGACACGCCCGGCGTGAAGATAGAAAGAATGCTGCCGGTATTTCATACCTTGGATGAGCCCTTTGGTCACGGCGAAGTCAGTTTTACTAACGTACGCTTGCCCTTGTCTGCCATCATAGGCGGTAATGAGCAAGATCCTGCTCACGGCATTGGTCGCGGCTTTGAAATTGCCCAAGGACGTTTGGGGCCAGGTCGTATTCATCACTGTATGCGTGCGATTGGCGCCGCGGAATACTCCTTAGAACTCTTATGCCAACGCGCGCTGAGTCGGGTCGCGTTCGGCAAACCCTTAGCAAAATTAGGCGGCAATGCCGACATCATCGCCAATGCCCGGATGGCGATCGAACAAGCGCGTTTATTAACTTTGAAAGCTGCATGGATGATGGATACCGCTGGCGTGAAAGCAGCCATGAGTGAGATTTCGCAAATTAAGGTGATTGCACCGAATGTGGCAACGCAAGTCATCGATGCGGCTATGCAAATCCATGGCGGCGCTGGCTTGTCGGATGACTTCCCACTCGCCGCCTTGTATGCCTATGCCCGCGTGCTGCGCATCGCCGATGGCCCCGATGAAGTGCATCGCGGCTTGATCGCTAAACTCGAATTACAAAAACAAGCATTGCAAAGCCAAGCCATTCCTAACCAAGCCATGCGGGGTCAGGCATGA
- a CDS encoding phosphotransferase family protein: MSDFNDRAGQVRSGEELPMAAIEHFIKQHLPDLQGQAELEQFSGGASNLTYLLRFPDRDLILRRPPFGHKAKSAHDMLREAKIMQALKPVYPYVPTVIAACDDASVMDCDFYVMERIHGIIPRHNLPKGLVLSEAETRALCLSVLDKMIALHQIDYKAAGLESIGKGEGYVQRQMDGWSERYRKAKTDDVGDFEQVMAWLKAKMPARDVATCIIHNDFRFDNVVLNPDDITDVIGVLDWEMATLGDPLMDLGNTLAYWVQADDDAVFQSVRRQPTHLPGMLSRAEVIAYYGEKTGYRVDNFDFYAIFGLFRLAVIVQQIYYRFFHGQTTNPAFANFGKMSLYLEQRCLRLIAGSAL; encoded by the coding sequence ATGAGCGACTTTAATGATCGTGCGGGTCAAGTCCGCAGTGGTGAAGAATTGCCGATGGCAGCCATCGAGCATTTCATCAAACAGCATCTACCCGATTTACAAGGCCAGGCTGAACTTGAGCAGTTTTCAGGCGGCGCTTCGAATCTGACTTACTTGCTACGCTTTCCCGATCGTGATTTGATACTGCGTCGTCCGCCGTTTGGTCATAAGGCCAAGTCCGCGCACGATATGCTCCGTGAAGCGAAGATCATGCAGGCTCTCAAGCCCGTGTATCCCTATGTGCCGACAGTGATCGCTGCGTGCGACGATGCCAGTGTGATGGACTGCGATTTCTATGTCATGGAACGCATTCACGGCATCATCCCCCGTCACAATTTGCCCAAAGGTTTAGTGTTAAGTGAAGCAGAGACGCGCGCCTTGTGTTTGAGTGTGCTCGATAAAATGATCGCCTTGCATCAGATTGATTACAAAGCAGCGGGCTTGGAAAGCATCGGTAAAGGCGAAGGCTATGTGCAACGCCAAATGGATGGTTGGAGTGAACGCTACCGCAAAGCCAAGACCGACGATGTCGGCGATTTCGAGCAAGTGATGGCGTGGCTGAAAGCGAAAATGCCTGCGCGCGATGTGGCAACCTGCATCATTCACAATGACTTCCGCTTTGATAACGTGGTACTCAATCCCGACGACATTACCGACGTGATTGGGGTGCTCGATTGGGAGATGGCAACACTCGGCGACCCGTTGATGGATTTGGGGAATACCCTCGCCTATTGGGTGCAAGCAGATGATGACGCAGTGTTCCAATCGGTGCGCCGTCAGCCTACGCATTTACCAGGCATGTTGAGCCGTGCTGAAGTGATCGCCTATTACGGTGAGAAGACGGGCTATCGGGTCGATAACTTTGACTTCTATGCCATCTTTGGTTTGTTCCGCTTAGCCGTGATTGTTCAACAAATTTACTATCGCTTCTTCCACGGTCAAACCACCAATCCAGCTTTCGCCAATTTTGGCAAAATGAGTCTGTATTTGGAACAGCGCTGTTTGCGTCTCATCGCAGGCTCGGCCTTGTGA
- a CDS encoding histidine phosphatase family protein: MNSIFLIRHGQASFDADDYDQLSPLGMEQSRLLGVWLRSMGYQPDHIVCGAAKRHRQTAQHCLQAWRQDLYQHPEQEWLIDAGFNEFDHEQVILQAHPRFTNFRELRHFVEQRAQPRRAFQELFTQAMQRWVSGEHQDYAESWSHFQQRCRAALQGACEREGQIWIFTSGGTISVLLQEILGISDAKIFDLNASLVNSGVSRLHYRTSRHDHTVRHISVASLNSAVHLEMHQAPALISYR, from the coding sequence ATGAATAGCATTTTCCTGATACGGCACGGGCAGGCCAGTTTTGATGCCGATGACTACGACCAACTGTCGCCACTCGGCATGGAACAATCACGCCTGTTGGGTGTGTGGCTGCGTAGCATGGGCTACCAACCCGATCATATTGTCTGTGGCGCGGCCAAACGCCATCGTCAGACCGCACAACACTGTTTGCAAGCCTGGCGGCAAGACCTGTATCAGCACCCCGAACAGGAATGGCTGATCGATGCCGGCTTCAATGAGTTCGATCACGAACAAGTGATCTTGCAAGCCCACCCGCGCTTCACGAATTTCCGAGAACTACGTCATTTCGTCGAACAGCGGGCTCAACCGCGGCGCGCCTTTCAAGAGCTTTTTACACAAGCGATGCAACGCTGGGTAAGTGGTGAACATCAAGACTATGCCGAAAGCTGGTCTCACTTTCAACAGCGTTGCCGCGCTGCGTTACAAGGCGCTTGCGAGCGCGAGGGGCAAATTTGGATTTTTACTTCAGGCGGCACCATCTCGGTCTTACTGCAAGAAATTCTGGGCATCAGCGATGCCAAGATTTTTGATTTGAATGCCAGCTTGGTCAACAGCGGCGTCTCGCGTTTGCATTACCGCACCAGTCGGCACGATCACACTGTACGCCATATCAGCGTCGCCAGCCTCAATAGCGCTGTGCATTTAGAAATGCATCAAGCGCCTGCCCTCATTAGTTATCGATAA
- a CDS encoding SDR family NAD(P)-dependent oxidoreductase — MKDLQNKVAVITGAAEGIGKALAQAAAARGMKLVLADISAERLQATVSEFEQQGVAVLGVVTDVAKESAIQHLADQAYARFGAVHLLINNAGVAVAKSAWETTAQDWEWVMGVNLYGVTHALRIFVPRMLAQDEEAHIVNTASMAGMISAPALAAYNVSKFGVVTLTEGLYHDLTLRQSKIGVSVLCPSWVNTRIVESERNRDAEQRTKVETLEKVSAKTSAAIMKAVENGLAPETVAEQVMQAVLANQFYILTHADSLPAVNVRAQDILQGRQPSLLPI, encoded by the coding sequence ATGAAAGATTTACAGAACAAAGTCGCGGTGATTACCGGTGCCGCCGAAGGCATCGGTAAAGCCTTGGCACAAGCGGCAGCGGCGCGCGGTATGAAGTTAGTGTTGGCCGACATCAGTGCCGAACGTTTACAAGCGACCGTCAGCGAATTCGAACAGCAAGGCGTTGCGGTGCTCGGCGTCGTCACGGACGTCGCCAAAGAATCCGCCATTCAACACTTAGCCGATCAAGCCTATGCACGTTTTGGTGCAGTTCATCTATTGATCAATAATGCCGGTGTCGCGGTCGCTAAGTCAGCATGGGAAACCACAGCGCAAGACTGGGAATGGGTGATGGGAGTCAATCTGTATGGTGTCACGCACGCCCTGCGCATCTTTGTACCGCGTATGTTGGCGCAAGATGAAGAGGCCCACATTGTCAACACCGCCTCCATGGCAGGCATGATTTCAGCACCGGCCTTAGCTGCCTACAATGTCAGCAAATTCGGGGTAGTGACTTTGACCGAAGGTTTGTATCACGATCTGACTCTGCGCCAGAGCAAGATCGGCGTTTCTGTTTTATGCCCCAGCTGGGTCAACACTCGTATCGTCGAATCGGAACGCAATCGCGATGCCGAGCAAAGAACCAAGGTCGAGACTCTCGAAAAAGTCTCCGCAAAGACTTCGGCAGCCATCATGAAGGCCGTCGAAAATGGCTTAGCGCCAGAGACGGTTGCCGAGCAAGTCATGCAAGCAGTACTGGCCAACCAGTTCTACATTTTGACGCACGCAGATTCGCTCCCAGCGGTGAACGTTCGTGCGCAAGATATTTTACAAGGTCGCCAGCCGAGCTTGCTACCGATCTAA